One genomic region from Anabaena sp. PCC 7108 encodes:
- a CDS encoding YbaB/EbfC family nucleoid-associated protein — MTAGKGQGFGFGLGKMKELADAFKKAQQVQEGAKRLQEELEQMEIQGESGGGLVKVIVSGNQEPKRVEISPDALGEGAEVLSDLLTAAMKDAYNKSTTTMRERMEELTSGLELPGF, encoded by the coding sequence ATGACAGCAGGAAAAGGACAGGGATTTGGTTTTGGCTTAGGAAAAATGAAGGAACTAGCTGACGCTTTCAAAAAAGCCCAGCAAGTTCAAGAAGGTGCAAAACGTCTCCAAGAAGAATTGGAGCAAATGGAGATTCAAGGCGAATCTGGTGGTGGTCTGGTTAAGGTAATTGTCAGTGGGAACCAAGAACCCAAGCGGGTGGAAATTTCCCCAGATGCTTTGGGAGAAGGTGCGGAAGTACTTTCTGATCTGCTGACAGCAGCCATGAAAGATGCCTACAACAAGTCCACTACTACCATGCGGGAACGTATGGAAGAATTAACCAGTGGACTGGAACTACCCGGATTTTAG